One genomic segment of Ricinus communis isolate WT05 ecotype wild-type chromosome 5, ASM1957865v1, whole genome shotgun sequence includes these proteins:
- the LOC8284198 gene encoding tRNA wybutosine-synthesizing protein 2/3/4 isoform X4: MEFLKRKEATLSSLKTDKSPKGTIDTPIIPLLNSLNSHHSYFTTSSCSGRISILAQPKPIPTHLTPNKKKARGGSWLFISHDPAKSDSVLSLLFPCKSVTESSDLVFRFEPLIIAVECLDIESAQFLVSLAISSGFRESGITSANKKRVIVGIRCSIRMEVPLGDTDDVLVSPEYVRFLVEIANEKMEANRNRTQGFLSALVENGFVGPTRSFSENGDLDNDGDDDIQDEDLVLERANGGAQTGRVGVSGFTLSNGQMVISGEPLEKLFLWGHSACVLDNNKSKNILVFGGFGGMGRHARRNDTLLLDPINGTLKTIDAVGAPSPRLGHTASLVGDLLFVIGGRSGPLDILGDVWILNTASKEWRLAECTGSYFSPRHRHAAAVVGSSIYVYGGLDNETSSSSLYVLNTESLQWKEVLVGGEQPCARHSHSMVAYGSKLFMFGGYNGEKALGDLYSFDIQTHMWKKENTSGGSPHPRFSHSLFVYNHFLGLIGGCPVRQNSQELSLLNLQNCKWNHVAIDYIGKELLVRSTANVVGDELVMIGGGAACYAFGTKFSEPLKISLLPLMSLEDKTMPLQFGEKHGTDQYNGVSGENNDNIRGSQVGNAEPATYNYSFNLQAEQSQLATSHWILQLEKKYAKLGKDMLKKFHWLDLTRKVHSQKDGLHVCFPITEKFYEVFSKRQHKCGDVAEGQNKNRGEMVLLNEVSCSTTLNLLKHYGATLLADEIVEARRTSKSPLQLMKEAVASLIKHKGLSTELLEQLPTRWERLGNIVVLPVTSFKDPSWDLIGEELWPAIARSLNSQRLARNGRVAPTGTRDSTLEMLVGDNGWVDHRENGILYSFDVTKCMFSWGNLSEKIRMAHLDCKDEVIVDLFAGIGYFVLPFLVRANAKLVYACEWNPHAVEALKRNLEANSVSDQCVVLEGDNRLIAPRGVADRVCLGLLPSSEGSWVTAVRALRSEGGVLHVHGNVKDSEEGSWTEHVMRSIDEIARSEGHCWEVSIEHVERVKWYAPHIRHLVADVRCRQILKDNS, from the exons atggagtttctaaagagaaaagaagcaactttatcttcattaaaaacAGACAAATCACCAAAAGGAACAATAGACACACCCATTATCCCACTTCTCAATTCTCTCAATTCCCATCATTCTTACTTCACTACCAGTTCTTGCTCGGGTCGAATCTCAATTCTCGCCCAACCCAAACCCATACCAACCCACCTAACACCCAATAAAAAGAAGGCACGTGGTGGGTCCTGGCTATTTATATCTCATGATCCAGCAAAATCCGACTCCgttctctctctccttttcccttgtaAGTCAGTGACTGAATCATCTGATTTGGTGTTTCGGTTCGAACCGTTGATTATCGCGGTTGAATGTTTAGACATTGAATCTGCACAGTTTTTAGTTTCTCTAGCTATATCATCTGGGTTTAGAGAATCAGGGATTACTAGTGCCAATAAGAAGAGAGTTATTGTGGGTATTAGGTGTTCCATAAGAATGGAAGTGCCACTTGGTGATACTGATGATGTTCTCGTGTCGCCTGAATATGTTAGATTTCTTGTGGAGATTGCTAATGAGAAAATGGAAGCTAATAGAAATAGAACTCAAGGTTTTTTAAGTGCTTTAGTTGAAAATGGGTTTGTAGGGCCCACCAGGTCGTTTTCGGAGAATGGTGATCTTGATAATGACGGTGATGATGATATTCAAGATGAGGACTTGGTGTTAGAGAGAGCAAATGGGGGTGCCCAAACTG GACGAGTAGGAGTATCTGGTTTCACTTTATCTAATGGTCAAATGGTAATTTCTGGTGAACCTTTGGAAAAACTTTTCCTTTGGGGTCACTCTGCTTGCGTATTGGATAATAATAAGAGCAAGAATATTCTTGTATTTGGTGGTTTTGGAGGCATGGGAAGACATGCACGGAGAAATGATACTTTGCTGCTTGATCCCATAAATGGCACGTTAAAGACAATTGATGCAGTGGGTGCACCATCTCCACGATTGGGTCATACAGCTTCTTTGGTTGGTGacttattatttgttattggAGGCAGGTCTGGTCCCTTGGACATTCTGGGTGATGTATGGATTCTAAATACTGCCAGTAAGGAATGGAGGTTAGCAGAGTGCACTGGCAGTTATTTCTCTCCTAG GCATCGGCACGCAGCTGCAGTTGTTGGCTCAAGCATATATGTATATGGTGGTCTTGACAATGAGACAAGTTCTTCATCCTTGTATGTTTTGAACACTGAAAGCCTGCAGTGGAAAGAGGTATTGGTTGGTGGGGAACAGCCATGTGCCCGTCATTCTCACTCAATGGTGGCATACGGGTCTAAGTTGTTCATGTTTGGAGGGTACAATGGAGAGAAAGCTCTGGGAGATTTATACAGTTTTGACATTCAAACACATAtgtggaaaaaagaaaatacatctGGTGGAAGCCCACATCCAAGATTCTCCCACTCATTGTTTGTCTATAATCATTTTCTCGGACTTATTGGGGGCTGTCCCGTCAGACAAAATTCCCAAGAGTTGTCATTACTCAATCTACAAAACTGTAAATGGAATCATGTGGCAATTGATTATATCGGCAAGGAATTGCTTGTACGCAGTACAGCCAATGTTGTGGGTGATGAACTTGTGATGATTGGCGGTGGGGCAGCTTGCTATGCCTTTGGAACAAAGTTCAGTGAGCCACTAAAAATCAGCTTGCTTCCATTGATGTCTTTAGAAGACAAAACTATGCCATTACAATTTGGAGAAAAACATGGGACTGATCAGTATAACGGAGTAAGtggagaaaataatgataacaTTCGAGGTTCCCAAGTTGGAAATGCTGAACCTGCAACTTATAATTATAGCTTTAATTTGCAGGCTGAGCAGAGTCAGTTGGCTACTTCGCATTGGATACTACAACTTGAAAAGAAGTATGCAAAATTAGGGAAGGACATGCTGAAGAAATTTCATTGGTTAGATCTCACGAGGAAGGTTCATTCTCAAAAGGATGGATTGCATGTTTGTTTCCCTATCACTGAAAAATTCTATGAAGTGTTCTCCAAAAGGCAGCATAAGTGTGGAGATGTAGCTGAAGGGCAGAATAAAAATAGAGGTGAAATGGTTTTATTAAATGAGGTCTCATGCTCAACAACCTTGAATCTCTTGAAGCACTATGGTGCCACTCTGCTGGCAGATGAGATTGTTGAAGCTAGAAGAACCTCTAAATCACCATTGCAGTTGATGAAAGAAGCGGTAGCCTCTTTGATCAAACATAAAGGCCTATCAACAGAATTATTAGAGCAGCTACCAACTAG GTGGGAGCGCCTCGGGAATATTGTTGTACTTCCAGTAACATCGTTCAAGGATCCATCTTGGGACTTAATTGGGGAGGAGCTCTGGCCTGCTATTGCTAGATCCCTTAACTCTCAGCGTCTAGCTCGGAAT GGCCGAGTTGCACCAACTGGAACAAGGGATAGTACTTTAGAGATGCTGGTGGGAGATAATGGCTGGGTTGATCACCGAGAAAATGGGATTCTCTATTCTTTTGATGTTACCAAGTGCATGTTTTCCTGGGGTAATCTTTCTGAGAAGATTCGCATGGCCCATTTGGACTGTAAAGATGAGGTTATAGTGGATTTATTTGCTGGAATTGGATATTTTGTACTGCCATTTCTTGTTAG GGCCAATGCGAAACTGGTTTATGCTTGTGAATGGAATCCCCATGCTGTTGAGGCTCTCAAACGCAATCTTGAAGCAAATTCTGTTTCTGATCAGTGTGTTGTACTTGAAGGCGATAATCGATTGATTGCTCCTAGA GGAGTTGCTGATCGGGTTTGTCTTGGTCTTCTTCCATCAAGTGAGGGCAGTTGGGTAACTGCTGTTAGAGCGTTAAG GAGTGAGGGGGGGGTGCTGCATGTGCATGGGAATGTGAAGGACTCAGAGGAGGGCTCATGGACTGAACATGTTATGAGATCAATAGATGAAATTGCAAGATCAGAAG GTCATTGTTGGGAGGTCTCGATAGAACATGTGGAGAGGGTAAAATGGTATGCCCCACATATACGCCACCTTGTAGCAGACGTTAGGTGCAGACAGATTCTAAAAGATAACAGTTGA
- the LOC8284198 gene encoding tRNA wybutosine-synthesizing protein 2/3/4 isoform X2, which produces MEFLKRKEATLSSLKTDKSPKGTIDTPIIPLLNSLNSHHSYFTTSSCSGRISILAQPKPIPTHLTPNKKKARGGSWLFISHDPAKSDSVLSLLFPCKSVTESSDLVFRFEPLIIAVECLDIESAQFLVSLAISSGFRESGITSANKKRVIVGIRCSIRMEVPLGDTDDVLVSPEYVRFLVEIANEKMEANRNRTQGFLSALVENGFVGPTRSFSENGDLDNDGDDDIQDEDLVLERANGGAQTVFESLTGRVGVSGFTLSNGQMVISGEPLEKLFLWGHSACVLDNNKSKNILVFGGFGGMGRHARRNDTLLLDPINGTLKTIDAVGAPSPRLGHTASLVGDLLFVIGGRSGPLDILGDVWILNTASKEWRLAECTGSYFSPRHRHAAAVVGSSIYVYGGLDNETSSSSLYVLNTESLQWKEVLVGGEQPCARHSHSMVAYGSKLFMFGGYNGEKALGDLYSFDIQTHMWKKENTSGGSPHPRFSHSLFVYNHFLGLIGGCPVRQNSQELSLLNLQNCKWNHVAIDYIGKELLVRSTANVVGDELVMIGGGAACYAFGTKFSEPLKISLLPLMSLEDKTMPLQFGEKHGTDQYNGVSGENNDNIRGSQVGNAEPATYNYSFNLQAEQSQLATSHWILQLEKKYAKLGKDMLKKFHWLDLTRKVHSQKDGLHVCFPITEKFYEVFSKRQHKCGDVAEGQNKNRGEMVLLNEVSCSTTLNLLKHYGATLLADEIVEARRTSKSPLQLMKEAVASLIKHKGLSTELLEQLPTRWERLGNIVVLPVTSFKDPSWDLIGEELWPAIARSLNSQRLARNGRVAPTGTRDSTLEMLVGDNGWVDHRENGILYSFDVTKCMFSWGNLSEKIRMAHLDCKDEVIVDLFAGIGYFVLPFLVRANAKLVYACEWNPHAVEALKRNLEANSVSDQCVVLEGDNRLIAPRGVADRVCLGLLPSSEGSWVTAVRALRSEGGVLHVHGNVKDSEEGSWTEHVMRSIDEIARSEGHCWEVSIEHVERVKWYAPHIRHLVADVRCRQILKDNS; this is translated from the exons atggagtttctaaagagaaaagaagcaactttatcttcattaaaaacAGACAAATCACCAAAAGGAACAATAGACACACCCATTATCCCACTTCTCAATTCTCTCAATTCCCATCATTCTTACTTCACTACCAGTTCTTGCTCGGGTCGAATCTCAATTCTCGCCCAACCCAAACCCATACCAACCCACCTAACACCCAATAAAAAGAAGGCACGTGGTGGGTCCTGGCTATTTATATCTCATGATCCAGCAAAATCCGACTCCgttctctctctccttttcccttgtaAGTCAGTGACTGAATCATCTGATTTGGTGTTTCGGTTCGAACCGTTGATTATCGCGGTTGAATGTTTAGACATTGAATCTGCACAGTTTTTAGTTTCTCTAGCTATATCATCTGGGTTTAGAGAATCAGGGATTACTAGTGCCAATAAGAAGAGAGTTATTGTGGGTATTAGGTGTTCCATAAGAATGGAAGTGCCACTTGGTGATACTGATGATGTTCTCGTGTCGCCTGAATATGTTAGATTTCTTGTGGAGATTGCTAATGAGAAAATGGAAGCTAATAGAAATAGAACTCAAGGTTTTTTAAGTGCTTTAGTTGAAAATGGGTTTGTAGGGCCCACCAGGTCGTTTTCGGAGAATGGTGATCTTGATAATGACGGTGATGATGATATTCAAGATGAGGACTTGGTGTTAGAGAGAGCAAATGGGGGTGCCCAAACTG TCTTTGAATCCTTGACAGGACGAGTAGGAGTATCTGGTTTCACTTTATCTAATGGTCAAATGGTAATTTCTGGTGAACCTTTGGAAAAACTTTTCCTTTGGGGTCACTCTGCTTGCGTATTGGATAATAATAAGAGCAAGAATATTCTTGTATTTGGTGGTTTTGGAGGCATGGGAAGACATGCACGGAGAAATGATACTTTGCTGCTTGATCCCATAAATGGCACGTTAAAGACAATTGATGCAGTGGGTGCACCATCTCCACGATTGGGTCATACAGCTTCTTTGGTTGGTGacttattatttgttattggAGGCAGGTCTGGTCCCTTGGACATTCTGGGTGATGTATGGATTCTAAATACTGCCAGTAAGGAATGGAGGTTAGCAGAGTGCACTGGCAGTTATTTCTCTCCTAG GCATCGGCACGCAGCTGCAGTTGTTGGCTCAAGCATATATGTATATGGTGGTCTTGACAATGAGACAAGTTCTTCATCCTTGTATGTTTTGAACACTGAAAGCCTGCAGTGGAAAGAGGTATTGGTTGGTGGGGAACAGCCATGTGCCCGTCATTCTCACTCAATGGTGGCATACGGGTCTAAGTTGTTCATGTTTGGAGGGTACAATGGAGAGAAAGCTCTGGGAGATTTATACAGTTTTGACATTCAAACACATAtgtggaaaaaagaaaatacatctGGTGGAAGCCCACATCCAAGATTCTCCCACTCATTGTTTGTCTATAATCATTTTCTCGGACTTATTGGGGGCTGTCCCGTCAGACAAAATTCCCAAGAGTTGTCATTACTCAATCTACAAAACTGTAAATGGAATCATGTGGCAATTGATTATATCGGCAAGGAATTGCTTGTACGCAGTACAGCCAATGTTGTGGGTGATGAACTTGTGATGATTGGCGGTGGGGCAGCTTGCTATGCCTTTGGAACAAAGTTCAGTGAGCCACTAAAAATCAGCTTGCTTCCATTGATGTCTTTAGAAGACAAAACTATGCCATTACAATTTGGAGAAAAACATGGGACTGATCAGTATAACGGAGTAAGtggagaaaataatgataacaTTCGAGGTTCCCAAGTTGGAAATGCTGAACCTGCAACTTATAATTATAGCTTTAATTTGCAGGCTGAGCAGAGTCAGTTGGCTACTTCGCATTGGATACTACAACTTGAAAAGAAGTATGCAAAATTAGGGAAGGACATGCTGAAGAAATTTCATTGGTTAGATCTCACGAGGAAGGTTCATTCTCAAAAGGATGGATTGCATGTTTGTTTCCCTATCACTGAAAAATTCTATGAAGTGTTCTCCAAAAGGCAGCATAAGTGTGGAGATGTAGCTGAAGGGCAGAATAAAAATAGAGGTGAAATGGTTTTATTAAATGAGGTCTCATGCTCAACAACCTTGAATCTCTTGAAGCACTATGGTGCCACTCTGCTGGCAGATGAGATTGTTGAAGCTAGAAGAACCTCTAAATCACCATTGCAGTTGATGAAAGAAGCGGTAGCCTCTTTGATCAAACATAAAGGCCTATCAACAGAATTATTAGAGCAGCTACCAACTAG GTGGGAGCGCCTCGGGAATATTGTTGTACTTCCAGTAACATCGTTCAAGGATCCATCTTGGGACTTAATTGGGGAGGAGCTCTGGCCTGCTATTGCTAGATCCCTTAACTCTCAGCGTCTAGCTCGGAAT GGCCGAGTTGCACCAACTGGAACAAGGGATAGTACTTTAGAGATGCTGGTGGGAGATAATGGCTGGGTTGATCACCGAGAAAATGGGATTCTCTATTCTTTTGATGTTACCAAGTGCATGTTTTCCTGGGGTAATCTTTCTGAGAAGATTCGCATGGCCCATTTGGACTGTAAAGATGAGGTTATAGTGGATTTATTTGCTGGAATTGGATATTTTGTACTGCCATTTCTTGTTAG GGCCAATGCGAAACTGGTTTATGCTTGTGAATGGAATCCCCATGCTGTTGAGGCTCTCAAACGCAATCTTGAAGCAAATTCTGTTTCTGATCAGTGTGTTGTACTTGAAGGCGATAATCGATTGATTGCTCCTAGA GGAGTTGCTGATCGGGTTTGTCTTGGTCTTCTTCCATCAAGTGAGGGCAGTTGGGTAACTGCTGTTAGAGCGTTAAG GAGTGAGGGGGGGGTGCTGCATGTGCATGGGAATGTGAAGGACTCAGAGGAGGGCTCATGGACTGAACATGTTATGAGATCAATAGATGAAATTGCAAGATCAGAAG GTCATTGTTGGGAGGTCTCGATAGAACATGTGGAGAGGGTAAAATGGTATGCCCCACATATACGCCACCTTGTAGCAGACGTTAGGTGCAGACAGATTCTAAAAGATAACAGTTGA
- the LOC8284198 gene encoding tRNA wybutosine-synthesizing protein 2/3/4 isoform X3 produces the protein MEFLKRKEATLSSLKTDKSPKGTIDTPIIPLLNSLNSHHSYFTTSSCSGRISILAQPKPIPTHLTPNKKKARGGSWLFISHDPAKSDSVLSLLFPCKSVTESSDLVFRFEPLIIAVECLDIESAQFLVSLAISSGFRESGITSANKKRVIVGIRCSIRMEVPLGDTDDVLVSPEYVRFLVEIANEKMEANRNRTQGFLSALVENGFVGPTRSFSENGDLDNDGDDDIQDEDLVLERANGGAQTGRVGVSGFTLSNGQMVISGEPLEKLFLWGHSACVLDNNKSKNILVFGGFGGMGRHARRNDTLLLDPINGTLKTIDAVGAPSPRLGHTASLVGDLLFVIGGRSGPLDILGDVWILNTASKEWRLAECTGSYFSPRHRHAAAVVGSSIYVYGGLDNETSSSSLYVLNTESLQWKEVLVGGEQPCARHSHSMVAYGSKLFMFGGYNGEKALGDLYSFDIQTHMWKKENTSGGSPHPRFSHSLFVYNHFLGLIGGCPVRQNSQELSLLNLQNCKWNHVAIDYIGKELLVRSTANVVGDELVMIGGGAACYAFGTKFSEPLKISLLPLMSLEDKTMPLQFGEKHGTDQYNGVSGENNDNIRGSQVGNAEPATYNYSFNLQAEQSQLATSHWILQLEKKYAKLGKDMLKKFHWLDLTRKVHSQKDGLHVCFPITEKFYEVFSKRQHKCGDVAEGQNKNRGEMVLLNEVSCSTTLNLLKHYGATLLADEIVEARRTSKSPLQLMKEAVASLIKHKGLSTELLEQLPTRWERLGNIVVLPVTSFKDPSWDLIGEELWPAIARSLNSQRLARNGRVAPTGTRDSTLEMLVGDNGWVDHRENGILYSFDVTKCMFSWGNLSEKIRMAHLDCKDEVIVDLFAGIGYFVLPFLVRANAKLVYACEWNPHAVEALKRNLEANSVSDQCVVLEGDNRLIAPRGVADRVCLGLLPSSEGSWVTAVRALRSEGGVLHVHGNVKDSEEGSWTEHVMRSIDEIARSEAGHCWEVSIEHVERVKWYAPHIRHLVADVRCRQILKDNS, from the exons atggagtttctaaagagaaaagaagcaactttatcttcattaaaaacAGACAAATCACCAAAAGGAACAATAGACACACCCATTATCCCACTTCTCAATTCTCTCAATTCCCATCATTCTTACTTCACTACCAGTTCTTGCTCGGGTCGAATCTCAATTCTCGCCCAACCCAAACCCATACCAACCCACCTAACACCCAATAAAAAGAAGGCACGTGGTGGGTCCTGGCTATTTATATCTCATGATCCAGCAAAATCCGACTCCgttctctctctccttttcccttgtaAGTCAGTGACTGAATCATCTGATTTGGTGTTTCGGTTCGAACCGTTGATTATCGCGGTTGAATGTTTAGACATTGAATCTGCACAGTTTTTAGTTTCTCTAGCTATATCATCTGGGTTTAGAGAATCAGGGATTACTAGTGCCAATAAGAAGAGAGTTATTGTGGGTATTAGGTGTTCCATAAGAATGGAAGTGCCACTTGGTGATACTGATGATGTTCTCGTGTCGCCTGAATATGTTAGATTTCTTGTGGAGATTGCTAATGAGAAAATGGAAGCTAATAGAAATAGAACTCAAGGTTTTTTAAGTGCTTTAGTTGAAAATGGGTTTGTAGGGCCCACCAGGTCGTTTTCGGAGAATGGTGATCTTGATAATGACGGTGATGATGATATTCAAGATGAGGACTTGGTGTTAGAGAGAGCAAATGGGGGTGCCCAAACTG GACGAGTAGGAGTATCTGGTTTCACTTTATCTAATGGTCAAATGGTAATTTCTGGTGAACCTTTGGAAAAACTTTTCCTTTGGGGTCACTCTGCTTGCGTATTGGATAATAATAAGAGCAAGAATATTCTTGTATTTGGTGGTTTTGGAGGCATGGGAAGACATGCACGGAGAAATGATACTTTGCTGCTTGATCCCATAAATGGCACGTTAAAGACAATTGATGCAGTGGGTGCACCATCTCCACGATTGGGTCATACAGCTTCTTTGGTTGGTGacttattatttgttattggAGGCAGGTCTGGTCCCTTGGACATTCTGGGTGATGTATGGATTCTAAATACTGCCAGTAAGGAATGGAGGTTAGCAGAGTGCACTGGCAGTTATTTCTCTCCTAG GCATCGGCACGCAGCTGCAGTTGTTGGCTCAAGCATATATGTATATGGTGGTCTTGACAATGAGACAAGTTCTTCATCCTTGTATGTTTTGAACACTGAAAGCCTGCAGTGGAAAGAGGTATTGGTTGGTGGGGAACAGCCATGTGCCCGTCATTCTCACTCAATGGTGGCATACGGGTCTAAGTTGTTCATGTTTGGAGGGTACAATGGAGAGAAAGCTCTGGGAGATTTATACAGTTTTGACATTCAAACACATAtgtggaaaaaagaaaatacatctGGTGGAAGCCCACATCCAAGATTCTCCCACTCATTGTTTGTCTATAATCATTTTCTCGGACTTATTGGGGGCTGTCCCGTCAGACAAAATTCCCAAGAGTTGTCATTACTCAATCTACAAAACTGTAAATGGAATCATGTGGCAATTGATTATATCGGCAAGGAATTGCTTGTACGCAGTACAGCCAATGTTGTGGGTGATGAACTTGTGATGATTGGCGGTGGGGCAGCTTGCTATGCCTTTGGAACAAAGTTCAGTGAGCCACTAAAAATCAGCTTGCTTCCATTGATGTCTTTAGAAGACAAAACTATGCCATTACAATTTGGAGAAAAACATGGGACTGATCAGTATAACGGAGTAAGtggagaaaataatgataacaTTCGAGGTTCCCAAGTTGGAAATGCTGAACCTGCAACTTATAATTATAGCTTTAATTTGCAGGCTGAGCAGAGTCAGTTGGCTACTTCGCATTGGATACTACAACTTGAAAAGAAGTATGCAAAATTAGGGAAGGACATGCTGAAGAAATTTCATTGGTTAGATCTCACGAGGAAGGTTCATTCTCAAAAGGATGGATTGCATGTTTGTTTCCCTATCACTGAAAAATTCTATGAAGTGTTCTCCAAAAGGCAGCATAAGTGTGGAGATGTAGCTGAAGGGCAGAATAAAAATAGAGGTGAAATGGTTTTATTAAATGAGGTCTCATGCTCAACAACCTTGAATCTCTTGAAGCACTATGGTGCCACTCTGCTGGCAGATGAGATTGTTGAAGCTAGAAGAACCTCTAAATCACCATTGCAGTTGATGAAAGAAGCGGTAGCCTCTTTGATCAAACATAAAGGCCTATCAACAGAATTATTAGAGCAGCTACCAACTAG GTGGGAGCGCCTCGGGAATATTGTTGTACTTCCAGTAACATCGTTCAAGGATCCATCTTGGGACTTAATTGGGGAGGAGCTCTGGCCTGCTATTGCTAGATCCCTTAACTCTCAGCGTCTAGCTCGGAAT GGCCGAGTTGCACCAACTGGAACAAGGGATAGTACTTTAGAGATGCTGGTGGGAGATAATGGCTGGGTTGATCACCGAGAAAATGGGATTCTCTATTCTTTTGATGTTACCAAGTGCATGTTTTCCTGGGGTAATCTTTCTGAGAAGATTCGCATGGCCCATTTGGACTGTAAAGATGAGGTTATAGTGGATTTATTTGCTGGAATTGGATATTTTGTACTGCCATTTCTTGTTAG GGCCAATGCGAAACTGGTTTATGCTTGTGAATGGAATCCCCATGCTGTTGAGGCTCTCAAACGCAATCTTGAAGCAAATTCTGTTTCTGATCAGTGTGTTGTACTTGAAGGCGATAATCGATTGATTGCTCCTAGA GGAGTTGCTGATCGGGTTTGTCTTGGTCTTCTTCCATCAAGTGAGGGCAGTTGGGTAACTGCTGTTAGAGCGTTAAG GAGTGAGGGGGGGGTGCTGCATGTGCATGGGAATGTGAAGGACTCAGAGGAGGGCTCATGGACTGAACATGTTATGAGATCAATAGATGAAATTGCAAGATCAGAAG CAGGTCATTGTTGGGAGGTCTCGATAGAACATGTGGAGAGGGTAAAATGGTATGCCCCACATATACGCCACCTTGTAGCAGACGTTAGGTGCAGACAGATTCTAAAAGATAACAGTTGA